The region AGGGAACTCAACTTTCTACCAAAAGGCAGCCTTCAGTGGGCAAAGAGAATATAAACAAACCCGCCTCAGACCAGGATCTAAAAATGGGCTATGATCAAACAGCTCTAAGGCTTTAAAAACCCCCTTATTATCTTTTCCCAGAAGTAATTGACACTGTCAGTTTTTGTTCTTAATGCGGTGATAATGGCATGGTGCTTTGGggagcccagggatggggactggcCTCAGCCTTGGCGGCAGGCAGCAGGGTTTCTGCACAAGGAGAAGGCCTTTCCCTACTGCGGGTGAAATCCTAGCCTTACCGAAGTTAGCAGCAGTTTTGCACACATTAGGGCCAGGGTTTCATTGGCTTCCCAAGCCTGACATGATGTTTTATTGCGCTGAGACTCCACAGACTAGGATGCAGCTATCTTGGATTGAGAAGGGACCCCACAGTCTTGTTATTTCAGGGAGATGTGTTTGCACTCCAGCAAGAAGCTTGTCTGCAATGTTTCCATAATTTGTTTATATTCTTAGCAGACTGAGCTTCCAGGACTTCAGCACATCCACATGGGCCAAGTGGTGGATCAATATGGGATCTCGCTGTTTCCCTGAGCTCTTCATGGGCGTAAGAGCATGCTTTAGTTTTAACAGAGGTGTCTAAGAAAAGATTGCATGTAGACTAACTATTCTGGCAAATGTTTGCCAGTTTCGGAAAAGCAtgcaacataaaaaaataaagctcccTTCATCAGGTTCTCAGCTCATATAAATCAGTGTGCGGCTGAGAGGCTCCTCCAAATTCTTTGAATCAACACAAGATACATCTCGATACTCTACCTGTGCTGTTAGCATATTGTGTTTATTGGCTTATACTgcaacttcatttttaatttctaatgttATTTTTAGAATCAGCAGTTCATATAAAAATGTTACCACTATTCTGTATTGCTGCTGCAAAATTTCCAGTGATCCATTTAAAATCATAATGCAAGATCCAGATttgtatttaaatacaaaatgcaacattttctttctgcttttctttcgtCTATAACACAAATATGGACAAACCTTGGTCCTTGAACAAATTCCAATGTTTTGTTattaaaacaagaagagaaaaccAATAATTTTTGAATTATCTGTTACAGACATGTTTACATTATGAATCTCTTAAGACTCTATGTGCTATAGAGTTCTAATTTTATCCATTGACGTGAACAAGAGAAAATAGGAAAAGATATATAATCACGCTGTGGAAAGCATAGTTGTATAGCAATCATAGAGAAATAGTGCTAAGAAGTGAATATTGAATTGTCTATTTCATTATCCTTAAAGAATTTGTCTTCATCCTTTTTCTTGAGACAGTGGTAACAGCAAAATGCATCTGGGTCATGTGAACAGTTGTTGGTTTTGGAACCTTGGTCATTCTTAGttccttttctcattttatttttagaaaaaaaaaaaaaaaaacaaaccaacaaaaaaaacccaacaaacacacacaaaaccaaaaaaaacaaacaaaaaaaacccaacacaaaaccaTCTGAAGAGGTGAAACACCCCAGTTTCTAGAGATGATCCAGCTGCATTAACTATCCAACcgccttttggaaaaaaaagcattctgaCAACTGGAGAGCAGATGCAATGTGTGGAGTCAGGGAGGTCAACAAAAACAAGTGGAaaaagaaaccaaggaaacaagtgaaaagagaaagaatatcAGAGTATTAACACAGGATATTAGATCACTCATGATAATATTAAAGTGaatggaatgagaaaaaaaaaaaaaaaaaagaatcaccgCAGGAGATGACAAAACAtgagaaagaaatcaaagagaTATTAGGGTGGGATTTAGATCCAGCCATACTAGCCTAAATCCGGGGTAAATCTTGATTTCACTAATATTACGACAGTTTTATGTAGTGGCAATAAAAGCTGTCCTGTGAAGTGATGCAGAACCACTGCCCCGGGTGGGACATTTGCCCCTGAGTTGAAGGCAGCTGGCCCGGGCCCTGCACAGACTGGGTGCTGCCGGCCCGCCGCAAATACGGGGAGGAATCCAGGTCTTTCCCGGGCAGCGGCGAGGGAAggtgccagcagcagggagagccaGGGGGGAGTGGGAGGTCAGAGACATGTCAGGAAGGGCCGGAGAGGCTTCTAGGGGAGAGCCACTGCCCCTTGCCCCGCTCTCAGCCCGGCCCGGTCTCATCCCCAGGGTACGGCCGACCCGGGCTTTCCCCTGCCCTCCCGCTCCGGCTTTCcagagtttatttatttattttctttccttgcaaCAGTAAAACATACAGGGCGGGAGACGAAAAACGCCCCCAAAACCGGCGAGAGAGAAAAGGGCTTTCCGTGACCTCCCCAAAATCGAAGCTCGCAAGCGGAGAAGTTTTCTCTCTCAGAAGGGCGCAGACGGCTTCCCAGCCTGGCCCCGCCGGTGCCGGGGAGGCTGCGGGGCGATCGGGCCAGCGGCCGCTCCTggcccccgccgctccgctccgcagcgCTCCGCacggccccggcagcgccggcCCCCCCTCGGCCAGGCCCTGCCCGTGCGAGCGACGGAGCTGGCCGCCCCCACGCAAGTCCAGAGCTGGTCCCGGAAAGAGAATCGTGACAACAAACGGTTGTGTCCAGATGTTCCGCTTTACTGGCTCCGTGACACGCGGCGTGGACTTGGCAGGCTGGATTTCAAAGGAAAGGgagttgttgtttgggttttgtaaAGAAGCAGAAAGCGCTAGGTTAAAATGCACACGCCGAGATTTTACTAGtccctggcaggcagctgggCCGGCGACTGCCTCGGCTGGAAAGCCACCCCGCGAGCTGGAACGGCTCTGCTGCCCGGCCGAGCCTTTCTCGGAAGCAGCAAATCGCCGAGTGTAAAGCAAGCAGGCGACGGAACACCAAGCAAGGGGCCTCAGACCTTCATTTCCCCCCGTTCCCTTTACAGAAATGATATATATTAGCAAATCGACACGTACTGAGCCTCTCCACCCCTCCGCGCCCCTCTCCGCCCCCCGCACACGATTCCCGAAGCGCTCCTCGTTTCGCGTCCCGCACCCCCACGCTCCTGGCTGCGGCGTGAGAAGCCCAAGGCCGGAGCCAGGGCTCAGCGCCCCGGGGAGGCCACCTGCGCCGTGGTGCCGTTGGTGGTGgccggcccccagccccgtcccgccgggccccgggcccCCCTAGCTCGCCTCCCGCCTGCCGCAGCCGTCCAGGAGCTCGGTCATGAAGGAGATGTACACTATGGCCAGGCGCAGCGTCTCTATTCGGGAGAGCCTCTTCTCGTAGGCGAAGGTGGGCACTTTCTTCCTCAGCTGGTCGAACGCCTCGTTGAGGTTGAACATCCTCTTCCTCTCCCGGATGTTGGCAGCCTGGCGCTGGGCGTAGGTGATAACCCGCTTTCTCCTGGGTCTGTCCAGGAGAGAAGCGCTGCGcatcctctcctcttcctcctcttcctcctcctcctcctcctcctcctcttcctcgggATCTCCATCTCCCAAGGTAGCCAGGGGCAGTCCCCGGGCCATCCCTTCCCGCAGCGACAGGGCTCTGTCCCCGAAGGGAGGCCCGGAGGTGACCTCGCAGAGCCCCAGGCTCGGCCCGCAGtggggggagccctggggggcGCCCAGGGAGAGGTCGGCCACGAAATCCAGCACCGAGGCGCCCAGCAGCCCCTCTGGGCAGGGCACTTGCGGGGCTCTGCCGTGCAGCTCATCCAGCAGCCCCGGGAACTGGTGGGCTGAGAAGAGGCTGGCTGACATCTTACTTCAGAGAGGGCTTAATCTGGTCCCCCATCCCCAGCCCCAGCGGCGTTAATATTTATAACCCCCCGGATAACAGGATTAGCAGGACTAGAAAGAGCGGCCGTAAAATTTCGCGTCGTGATGCTGATGAGAGGAGACAGGCAGCCCCCTCGGGGACGCGTGGATGCTCCCGAGAGAGGAGTCCCCAGCGAGTCAATCCTGTCACAGCGATCAAGGACAGTTCCTTCTTGGCAAAACCCTCCGCTCTTACCTGCTGAGCACTTTTGTCTCTTCTTACACACCCGCAACCAAACGATTTTCAGCCCCTTTTAAGCCCGCAACCGCAGAGCCGGGTCTCCACTGGGCttgctttcctgctttctttcGGGATCTCTGAACCCTGAGAGCCAGCCTGACAATTGATGTCAGGCAAGTGCATGTATGCTTTTAATGATGTCCTGAAGAGGGGACCTGCACGCCGAGGGTCACCGAGGAATGTTTACCCTGTATCCCAGCGCAATGAGAGCTGAATGACAGGACCTCCATTAGCCTAAGTAAGCATTGCAGGGGACCCGATATTGC is a window of Athene noctua chromosome 2, bAthNoc1.hap1.1, whole genome shotgun sequence DNA encoding:
- the FERD3L gene encoding fer3-like protein is translated as MSASLFSAHQFPGLLDELHGRAPQVPCPEGLLGASVLDFVADLSLGAPQGSPHCGPSLGLCEVTSGPPFGDRALSLREGMARGLPLATLGDGDPEEEEEEEEEEEEEEEERMRSASLLDRPRRKRVITYAQRQAANIRERKRMFNLNEAFDQLRKKVPTFAYEKRLSRIETLRLAIVYISFMTELLDGCGRREAS